Part of the Streptomyces sp. NBC_01264 genome, GCTCGATCTCGGGCGGGAGCCCCCAGCCGTACCACATGGCCATCGCCAGCTCGGCGAAGGTCTTGGTGTTCTCCTCGTTGCCCGCTTCGAAGACCTTGCCGTCCGCGTAGACGACCTTGTCCTCGGGGACGCCGAGGAAGACGGCTCCGGCCTTGACCAGCTTGGCCTTGAGCTTCCGGGCGGTCAGGGCGATGGCGGGCGCCGCCATGCTGTAGGAGCGCGAGCCGTAAGTCCCCTGGCCGTACGGGGCCTTGAGCGTGTCCCCCTCGTACACCTGGACCGTCGCCGGGTCGATGCCGAGCTCGTCTGCGGCGACCTGCGCGAAGACGGTGCCGTGGCTCTGGCCGGTGGAGGCGGAGCCGACGGTGACGGTGACCTCGCCGGTCGGGTGGACGCGGATGTTCGCGCTCTCCCAGGTACCGCCGAGCATGCCCTCCTTGGACATCCGGGTGGAGGGGCCGACCCCGCAGATCGCCACGTAGGAGGCGATGCCGACGCCGAGCCGCTTGCCGCGGGTGCGGGCCTCGGTCTTGCGGGCGGGCATGTCGGCGTAGCCGGAGAGCTCGATGGCCCGGTCGAAGTTGAGTTGGTAGTCGCCCGAGTCGTAGGTCCAGCCGAGGCCGTTGTCGTACGGGAACTTCTCCTTCGGCACCAGGTTCCTGCGGCGCACCGCCGCCGGGTCCATGCCGATCTCGGAGGCGTAGCGGTCCACGAGCCGCTCCATCAGGAACGCGGCCTCGGCGCGCCCGCTGCCGCGCTGGGCGCCGAGCGGGACGGTGTTGGTGAAGGCGACGTAGACCTCGCAGAACGCGGCGTCGATGTCGTACATGCCGCTGATGGAGCGGCCCATCAGGGCGGTGGCGACGCCGGGGCCGATGGTGGAGGGGTAGGCGCCGAGGTTGGCGTAGCTCGTGCAGCGCACGGCGGTGATCCGGCCGTCGCGGGTGCCGGCCAGGGTGACGTGCTGGCGGTGGTCGCGGCCCTGGACGGTGGAGTTCATCAGCCCGGTGCGGGTGTCGACCCATTTCACGGGCCGGCCGAGCGCCTTGGAGAGCAGCAGGACCAGCGCCATGTCGGGGTACAGGTACCCCTTGGTGCCGAAGCTGCCGCCGACGGTCGGGGCGACGACGCGGAGCTTGTTGAAGGGGATGCCGAGGACCAGGGCGGAGAGCAGGAAGCGGTGGTTGTGCGGGCCCTGGGTGGAGGCGTACAGCGTGTACTCGCCGGTGGCGGCGTTGTAGTCGCCGACCGCGCCGCGCGGCTCGATGGGGCTGTTGATGGTGCGCTGGTTGACGAGATCGAGCTCTACCGTGACCTCCGCCTCGGCGATGGCCGCGTCGGTGCGGTCCTTGTCGCCGCAGGTCCAGTACGCGTTCAGGTTGCCGGGCACGGCCTCGTGGAGCTGCGGGGCGCCTTCGGCGAGGGCCTCGTCGGCGCGGGTCACCACGGGCAGCGGCTCGTACTCGACGGAGATGGCGGCGAGCGCCGCGGCGGCCTGGCGCGGGGTCTCGGCGACGACCACGGCGATGGCGTCGCCGACGTGGCGCACGGTGTCGCCGGACAGCACTGGGCGGGAGCCGGGAAGTCCGTAGGGGTGGGGCGGGAAGTGGCTCTCGACCCCGCCGGGTATCCAGATGCAGGGCAGCGGCATGACGTCGGTGAAGTCGGCCGCGGTGGCCACCTTCAGTACGCCCGGCAGCTGCTCGGCGGCCTTGGCGTCGATGGAGAGGATCTTCGCGTGGGCCACGGGGCTGCCGAGGATCGCCATGTGGGCGGTGCCCGGCAGGTCGATGTCTCCCACGTACGTGGCCTCGCCGCGCAGGAGCTGCGGGTCCTCACGGCTGTCCAGTGGCTGTCCGAGCAGGCCGTTGCCCTGGATCGGCGCCTGGAGCGGGGTCTCCCCCGTGACTGCGGTCATCTCCCTCACCCCTCCTGTCCGGACGCGGCGGCGGTGGCCGGCTGCGCGGTGCCCTGCTCCACGGGCGCCTGCGCGCGGGCCGCGGAGCAGGCGCGCTGCACTCCCCGTACGACGCTGTGGTAGCCCGTGCAGCGGCACAGGTTGCCGGTGAGCCACTCGCGGATCTCGGGCTCGGTGGGCGGCTCGCGGTCGGTGGTGTTGTCGACCAGTTCACCCAGGGCCATGACCATCCCGGGAGTGCAGAAGCCGCACTGGGTGCCGTGTTCCTCGCGCAGGGCCTCCTGGAGGCCGGTGAGTTCACCGCCGGGGGTGGTGACCCCTTCGATGGTGGTCACCGCGGAGCCGGCGGCCGCCGCGGTGAGGATCAGGCAGCTCTTGACGGAACGGCCGTCGAGCCGGACGACGCAGGTTCCGCACTGGCCGGTGTCGCAGCCGACCTTGGTGCCGGTCAGCCCGAGGCCGTCGCGGAGCCGTTCGACGAGCAGTTCGTTCGGCTGCGCCGAGAACTGCTCGGGTCTTCCGTTGACGTTCAGTGAGAGGTCCATGCCAGCGCCTGCGCTTCCGTGAGCGGCCGGTTGAAGAGGGGCCCGCCGGGCTGCTGGAGAATTCCTCCGGAGTGCAGCGGACCGGTGTCCACGGGAGCGAATCCGAGATCCGTGATGATTCCCGCGACTATTTCCTTGGCTTTCCCGTCGTCGCCCGCCGTGAAATGGGCCAGACGCGGGCCCTGCGCGGTGCCGGCGACGGCGAGCGTCTCGAAGTGCATGGTGTTCAGGGATTTGACGATCCGGGTCCCCGGATACCATTCGGCGACGAGTTCGCTGGATCCCCGGCCGCCCAGGTCCCGGGCATTGCCCGGGCCGTCGAACGCGTTGGTCGCGTCCACCAGCACGGTGTCCCGTACGGCGTCCTGGGGCAGCAGCCCCTGGACGCTGTCGAACGGCACCATCAGGACGAGGACTTCGGACCGGGCCGCGGCCTCGGCGGGGTACGCCGCCGAGGCCGCGGGGCCCAGTTCGGCCAGCAGGTCCGCGAGGCTCCGCGGGCCCCGTGCGTTGGCGAGCACGACCTGGTGGTCCGCCGCCACGAGGATCCTGGCCAGGGTCGATCCGATCCGGCCCGTTCCGACGATGCCGATCCGCATGAGGGCTCCTCCGGTGGTCTGCGTGCGAGCGGTGAGGTCAGTCCATTCCGATCCAGACCGACTTGGTCTGGGTGTAGCTCTCCAGGGACTCGGGGCCGCACTCGCGCCCGTAGCCGGAGGCCTTGTAGCCGCCGTAGGGCACCGACGGGTCGTACTGGTTGTAGCAATTGACCCAGACCGTGCCGGCCTTGATCTGCGAGGCGACCCGGTGGGCGCGGCGCAGGTCCTTGGTGTGGACCCCGGCGGCGAGGCCGTACGCGCTGTCGTTGGCGATGCGCACGGCGTCCTCCTCGGTGTCGAAGGGGATGATCGACAGGACGGGTCCGAAGATCTCCTCCTGGGCGATCCGCATGGAGTTGTCGACGCCGGTGAAGATGGTCGGCAGGAAGTACAGGCCGTCGGAGGAGGCCCCTTCGGGGGTCCAGCCGGTGCCGCCGACGCGCAGGACGGCGCCTTCCTTCTCGCCGACCTCGATGTACGAGCTGACCTTGTCGAACTGGCCGCGGTGGGCGAGCGGCCCGAAGAGGGTGGCCGGGTCGCGCGGGTCCCCGGGCCGCAGGGCGGCCGCGCGGGCCACGAGCCGTTCGACCATCTCGTCGTGGATCGGGCGGTGCAGCAGCAGCCGGGAGCCGGCGGTGCAGATCTCGCCCTTGTTGTAGTAGATGCCGAAGAAGGCCAGTTCCTCGGCGGCGTCGAGGTCTGCGTCGGCGAAGACGATGTTGGCGGACTTGCCGCCGAGCTCCATCGTCACCTTCTTCAGGGTGCCGGCCGCCTTGCGGATGATCGACTGGCCCACGGAGGTGGACCCGGTGAAGGCGATCTTGTCGATGCCGGGGTGCCCGGTGAGGGTCTCGCCCAGTTCCACGCCCGGACCGGTGATGACGTTCAGCACCCCGTCCGGAATCTCCGCCTCCTGGAACAGCTCGGCGATCTTCAGGGCGGTGAGCGGGGTGGCGGGCGAGGGCTTGTGGACCACCGTGTTCCCGGCCGCGAGGGCCGGGGCGATCTTCGTCATCGACAGGAGCAGCGGGAAGTTGAAGGGGGTGATGGCGCAGACCACGCCCAGCGGTTCGCGCAGGGTGTACGCCAGCTGCCCGCCGGCCGGGGCCCGGGAGGAGCCGTCCACCCGGGTCACGGCGCCGGCGTAGTAGTGCATGAGCTGGGCGGCCATGGGGGCATCGACCGTGGAGGAGAAGGCGAACGGTTTCCCCATGTCCACCGTCTCCAGCAGGGCGATCTCCTCCAGGTCGCGCTCGATGAGCTCCCCGACCCGGTTCAGCCGCAGCGCGCGTTCCTGGGCGGAGAGTCTGCTCCAGGGGCCTTCCTCGTACGCCGTGCGGGCGGCGGCCACGGCCGCGTCCGCGTCGGCGGCGGCGGCCTGGGCCACCGGCACGATCTCCTGGCCGTCCACGGGGCTGATGTCCGGTTCGGTGCGGTGGTCCTGGGCCGGGACCCAGGCGCCGCCGATGAACAGTTTCCCCGGGTTGGCCAAAGGCTGGTCGCTGAGCGCGCGCTGGGGCATGGCTGTGGCTGCCTTCCGGTTTCGGGTGCGAGGGGCGGAGCGCCAGGGGGCAGGACACCCCCTACGGCTAGCCCTGCGCGAGCTGACGTAAGAACGTCTCCGCGAGGGCCTTGGAGGAGTAGGGGTTCTGGCCGGTGGTGAGCTTGCGGTCCACCACCACGTGCGAGTCCCAGATCGCGTCGGCCTTCTCGTAGCGGGCGCCGAGCCGGGTGAGTTCGGCCTCCAGGATCAGCGGGAGCCGGCCGGCCATGTTGGTGACCAGCTCCTCGCTGTG contains:
- a CDS encoding xanthine dehydrogenase family protein molybdopterin-binding subunit gives rise to the protein MTAVTGETPLQAPIQGNGLLGQPLDSREDPQLLRGEATYVGDIDLPGTAHMAILGSPVAHAKILSIDAKAAEQLPGVLKVATAADFTDVMPLPCIWIPGGVESHFPPHPYGLPGSRPVLSGDTVRHVGDAIAVVVAETPRQAAAALAAISVEYEPLPVVTRADEALAEGAPQLHEAVPGNLNAYWTCGDKDRTDAAIAEAEVTVELDLVNQRTINSPIEPRGAVGDYNAATGEYTLYASTQGPHNHRFLLSALVLGIPFNKLRVVAPTVGGSFGTKGYLYPDMALVLLLSKALGRPVKWVDTRTGLMNSTVQGRDHRQHVTLAGTRDGRITAVRCTSYANLGAYPSTIGPGVATALMGRSISGMYDIDAAFCEVYVAFTNTVPLGAQRGSGRAEAAFLMERLVDRYASEIGMDPAAVRRRNLVPKEKFPYDNGLGWTYDSGDYQLNFDRAIELSGYADMPARKTEARTRGKRLGVGIASYVAICGVGPSTRMSKEGMLGGTWESANIRVHPTGEVTVTVGSASTGQSHGTVFAQVAADELGIDPATVQVYEGDTLKAPYGQGTYGSRSYSMAAPAIALTARKLKAKLVKAGAVFLGVPEDKVVYADGKVFEAGNEENTKTFAELAMAMWYGWGLPPEIEPALDETTHFDPPDFNYPFGTHVAVVEIDELTGETEVVAYTAVDDAGNIGNPKIVLGQIEGSILHGLGQALMEHAEYDPDGQLVSRDLGHYALPRAIDAPFFTLDKTTTPTPHNPLGAKGAGEIATVPPAAAVVNAVVDALSDLGVQHIDMPVTPEKVWRRLRGEAQ
- a CDS encoding (2Fe-2S)-binding protein is translated as MDLSLNVNGRPEQFSAQPNELLVERLRDGLGLTGTKVGCDTGQCGTCVVRLDGRSVKSCLILTAAAAGSAVTTIEGVTTPGGELTGLQEALREEHGTQCGFCTPGMVMALGELVDNTTDREPPTEPEIREWLTGNLCRCTGYHSVVRGVQRACSAARAQAPVEQGTAQPATAAASGQEG
- a CDS encoding NADPH-dependent F420 reductase, with product MRIGIVGTGRIGSTLARILVAADHQVVLANARGPRSLADLLAELGPAASAAYPAEAAARSEVLVLMVPFDSVQGLLPQDAVRDTVLVDATNAFDGPGNARDLGGRGSSELVAEWYPGTRIVKSLNTMHFETLAVAGTAQGPRLAHFTAGDDGKAKEIVAGIITDLGFAPVDTGPLHSGGILQQPGGPLFNRPLTEAQALAWTSH
- a CDS encoding aldehyde dehydrogenase family protein, with the protein product MPQRALSDQPLANPGKLFIGGAWVPAQDHRTEPDISPVDGQEIVPVAQAAAADADAAVAAARTAYEEGPWSRLSAQERALRLNRVGELIERDLEEIALLETVDMGKPFAFSSTVDAPMAAQLMHYYAGAVTRVDGSSRAPAGGQLAYTLREPLGVVCAITPFNFPLLLSMTKIAPALAAGNTVVHKPSPATPLTALKIAELFQEAEIPDGVLNVITGPGVELGETLTGHPGIDKIAFTGSTSVGQSIIRKAAGTLKKVTMELGGKSANIVFADADLDAAEELAFFGIYYNKGEICTAGSRLLLHRPIHDEMVERLVARAAALRPGDPRDPATLFGPLAHRGQFDKVSSYIEVGEKEGAVLRVGGTGWTPEGASSDGLYFLPTIFTGVDNSMRIAQEEIFGPVLSIIPFDTEEDAVRIANDSAYGLAAGVHTKDLRRAHRVASQIKAGTVWVNCYNQYDPSVPYGGYKASGYGRECGPESLESYTQTKSVWIGMD